In Channa argus isolate prfri chromosome 23, Channa argus male v1.0, whole genome shotgun sequence, the following are encoded in one genomic region:
- the LOC137108417 gene encoding 5-hydroxyisourate hydrolase-like: MAATESSPLSTHVLNTGDGVPAARMALSLHRLDSNLIWNLLSVGTTDEDGRCPRLISRESFSPGMYKLRFETGSYWESLGQSCFYPYVEVVFTISDQDQKLHLPLLMSRFSYSTYRGS; encoded by the exons ATGGCAGCAACAGAGTCCAGTCCTCTGAGCACCCATGTGCTGAACACAGGAGACGGTGTCCCTGCAGCCAGGATGGCCCTCAGCCTGCATCGACTCGACTCCAACCTGATCTGGAATCTGCTGAGTGTCGG gacaaCAGATGAAGACGGTCGATGTCCACGACTCATAAGCAGAGAAAGTTTCAGCCCCGGCATGTACAAGCTGCGATTTGAGACCGGTTCATACTGGGAGAGTCTGGGTCAGAGCTGCTTCTACCCCTATGTAGAG gtTGTATTCACCATCAGTGACCAGGACCAGAAGCTTCACCTCCCTCTGCTGATGAGCCGGTTTTCCTACAGCACCTACAGAGGAAGCTGA